In one window of Lampris incognitus isolate fLamInc1 chromosome 3, fLamInc1.hap2, whole genome shotgun sequence DNA:
- the LOC130108996 gene encoding PWWP domain-containing DNA repair factor 3B-like, which produces MTTTPTTAKMAKRVRETRRSANERLVDFITKLKGSDKCLLEIMTREGSSKWLVNFRSAKPDRVFTYLEEDDQIDEVFKHINLVLKGATKCELCPNDRVPESQLRVGCADA; this is translated from the exons ATGACCACTACACCCACTACAGCAAAGATGGCAAAACGTGTAAGAGAAACCCGCAGGTCTGCCAATGAAAGATTGGTGGACTTCATCACGAAGCTGAAGGGGTCAGACAAATGTCTACTG GAAATAATGACACGTGAAGGCAGCTCCAAGTGGCTGGTGAATTTCAGGTCTGCGAAACCAGACAGGGTCTTCACCTACCTGGAAGAAGACGACCAAATTGATGAAGTTTTTAAGCACATCAACTTGGTCCTCAAAGGAGCCACAAAATGTGAACTCTGTCCCAATgacagagttccagagagtcagcttcgtgttggatgtgctgatgcctga
- the LOC130109282 gene encoding tripartite motif-containing protein 16-like, with translation MAEQQQQQGLLLDRDQFCCSICLNLLNQPVTLHCGHSYCRECIESCWDKDEEKGVYSCPQCRQTFSPRPALGENTMLAQIVENLKTTGNQQASPSADVSYAGPTDVACDFCTGTRPHKALMTCSVCQASYCSTHLQPHYTVPVLKKHKLVSATARLQEKMCSSHDKLMEVYCRTDQQCICYLCTMDEHKVHDTVSAEAERAEIQKRLDVSRQKVQQRVQEREKEIKRLRQAVEDLKSSAQTAVEDSERIFTELMASIEKRRSEVKELIRAQEKTAVSQIEELLLQLEEEMEEWRRSDSELEQLSHTDDHIHFIQKFKSLSLPAGSLDSPSIDVRPLPYFRDVTDAVSVLRDKLDHIMTHTWPRILSPASAVDVLLPPEPKTREDCLLYCRPLTLDVNSVHQRLSLSEDNRKVTWTPRDLNYPPYSDRFTDYHQVLCKEGLSERCYWEVTLSDYVDIAVSYKDIKRSSHDSRFGDNDKSWRLICSGGRYWFIHNGVATEVSGPSSSRVGVFLDHKAGVLSFYSVSDTMTLLHKVNTTFTQPLYPGLGLWDDGAVAEVMKFW, from the exons atggctgagcagcagcagcagcaggggttgTTGCTGGACAGAGATCAGTTTTGTTGTTCAATCTGTCTGAACCTCCTCAACCAGCCAGTCACTCTTCACTGTGGACACAGTTACTGTAGAGAATGTATAGAGAGCTGCTGGGACaaggatgaagagaagggagTGTACAGCTGTCCTCAGTGCAGACAGACCTTCAGTCCGAGGCCTGCCCTTGGGGAGAACACCATGCTGGCTCAG ATTGTGGAGAATCTGAAGACAACAGGGAACCAGCAGGCCTCTCCCTCTGCAGATGTGTCCTACGCTGGCCCCACAGATGTGGCCTGTGATTTCTGCACAGGGACTCGACCCCACAAAGCCCTTATGACCTGTTCGGTGTGCCAGGCCTCCTACTGCTCCACTCACCTCCAGCCTCACTACACTGTTCCTGTGCTGAAGAAGCACAAGCTGGTCTCTGCCACGGCCCGACTGCAGGAGAAGATGTGCTCCAGTCATGACAAGCTGATGGAGGTGTACTGTCGTACAGACCAGCAGTGTATCTGCTATCTGTGCACCATGGATGAACATAAGGTCCACGATACAGTGTCGGCTGAAGCAGAAAGGGCTGAGATACAG AAACGGCTGGATGTTAGTCGCCAGAAAGTCCAGCAGAGAgtccaggagagagagaaggagattaAGAGGCTGAGACAGGCTGTGGAGGATCTGAAG AGCTCTGCACAGACCGCAGTGGAGGACAGTGAGAGGATCTTCACTGAGCTGATGGCCTCCATTGAGAAGAGGCGCAGCGAGGTGAAGGAGCTCATCAGAGCCCAGGAGAAGACTGCAGTCAGTCAGATTGAAGAGCTTCtcctgcagctggaggaggagatggaagagtGGAGGAGGAGCGATTCTGAGCTGGAGCAGCTGTCACACACTGACGACCACATCCATTTCATTCAG aAATTcaagtctctctccctcccggctGGTTCTCTGGACTCTCCGAGCATTGATGTCCGTCCTCTGCCTTACTTCAGAGATGTGACTGATGCTGTGTCTGTCCTCAGAGACAAACTAGACCACATCATGACACACACATGGCCCAGGATTTTATCTCCAG CGTCTGCTGTAGATGTCTTACTGCCACCAGAACCAAAGACCAGAGAAGACTGTTTACTCT ATTGTCGTCCTCTCACGCTGGATGTGAACTCTGTCCATCAACGTCTCTCCCTGTCGGAGGACAACAGGAAGGTGACGTGGACACCACGAGACTTGAATTATCCTCCTTATTCAGACAGGTTTACTGACTATCACCAAGTGCTGTGCAAGGAGGGCTTATCTGAACGCTGTTATTGGGAGGTGACATTAAGTGATTATGTTGATATAGCAGTGTCATACAAAGACATCAAAAGATCATCACATGACTCAAGATTTGGTGATAATGACAAATCCTGGAGGTTAATCTGCTCTGGGGGTCGTTACTGGTTCATACACAATGGTGTAGCAACAGAGGTGTCAGGTCCTTCCTCCTCCAGAGTAGGAGTGTTCCTGGACCACAAGGCAGGTGTTTTGTCTTTCTACAGCGTCTCTGACACAATGACCCTCCTCCACAAAGTCAACACCACTTTCACTCAGCCTCTCTATCCTGGACTTGGACTGTGGGATGATGGAGCGGTTGCAGAGGTGATGAAGTTCTGGTAG